From the Candidatus Thermoplasmatota archaeon genome, one window contains:
- the glmU gene encoding bifunctional sugar-1-phosphate nucleotidylyltransferase/acetyltransferase, with protein sequence MKCIILAAGEGKRMHPLTYTRPKVMLPIANKPILEWNLLNAIEAGLKEFIFVVGYKSEMVRNYFGNGKEWNVNIEYVNQGKALGTSHAIGMVEKFVDDFVVLCGDTIFGKKDIKNIAKKISMGLVKVEDAQEYGIVELDGKKIIKIYEKMERPFSNVINAGIYHFNKEIFDFVRKTGKSLRGEYEITDSINLLLEKDEMEGIFLDEWMDAVYPWHLLEGNEELLKKMDGNVEGIVEKNVAVKGKVSVGKGSIIMDGSYIEGPVVIGNNCKIGPNCYIRSNTTIGKNCRIGNACEVKNSIVMDGSNVPHQNYVGDSVIGSNCNLGAGTKIANLRMDKKNIEVYLNGKKIDIKRRKLGSIMGDDVQTGINSMVNAGTIIGNNVFIGPGAMANGEIRPDARIM encoded by the coding sequence ATGAAATGCATAATTCTGGCAGCAGGAGAAGGAAAAAGGATGCATCCCTTAACATATACCCGTCCAAAAGTTATGTTACCGATTGCCAATAAACCGATTCTAGAATGGAATTTATTAAATGCCATAGAAGCTGGTTTAAAGGAATTTATTTTTGTTGTTGGGTATAAAAGCGAAATGGTGAGAAACTATTTTGGAAATGGAAAAGAATGGAACGTTAATATAGAATATGTGAATCAAGGTAAAGCTTTAGGAACATCACATGCCATAGGAATGGTTGAAAAATTTGTTGATGATTTCGTTGTTTTATGTGGGGATACCATCTTTGGAAAAAAAGATATAAAGAATATTGCAAAAAAAATAAGTATGGGTTTGGTAAAGGTTGAAGACGCCCAGGAATACGGAATTGTTGAATTGGACGGGAAAAAAATTATAAAAATTTATGAAAAAATGGAAAGGCCCTTCTCGAATGTAATAAACGCTGGCATTTACCATTTCAATAAAGAAATTTTTGATTTCGTCAGAAAAACAGGGAAATCATTAAGAGGAGAATATGAAATCACCGACTCAATAAATTTGCTTCTGGAAAAAGATGAAATGGAAGGCATTTTTTTGGATGAATGGATGGATGCAGTGTATCCATGGCATTTATTGGAGGGAAATGAAGAATTACTTAAAAAAATGGATGGCAATGTGGAAGGCATCGTGGAAAAAAATGTTGCTGTAAAGGGGAAGGTTAGCGTTGGAAAAGGAAGTATAATAATGGATGGAAGTTATATAGAAGGGCCGGTTGTTATTGGCAATAATTGTAAAATCGGACCGAATTGTTATATCCGTTCCAATACTACAATAGGAAAAAATTGCCGTATTGGTAACGCATGTGAAGTAAAAAATTCAATTGTAATGGATGGAAGCAATGTCCCCCATCAAAATTATGTTGGTGACTCTGTTATTGGCTCGAATTGCAATTTAGGAGCAGGAACGAAAATAGCAAATTTAAGGATGGATAAGAAAAATATTGAAGTTTATCTAAATGGAAAGAAAATAGACATAAAAAGAAGAAAATTAGGCTCGATTATGGGAGATGATGTCCAGACAGGCATAAACTCTATGGTAAATGCTGGAACAATAATTGGTAACAACGTTTTTATCGGCCCAGGGGCAATGGCAAATGGAGAAATAAGACCAGATGCAAGGATAATGTAA
- the glmM gene encoding phosphoglucosamine mutase, producing MLFGSSGIRGIVNEEVTAELALKVGKACASLYKKLVIGIDPRSSSKMIKNAVIAGSLSAGAEIADIGLVSTPTLAHSAKNYDAGIMITASHNPEQYNGIKLFNTDGSGFSIKQSEEIEKNLDGNNVKWNEVKRIKKYDNAVIDHIKSILEAISPIKNKIKVVVECSNGSTGTITPYLLRKMGCEVTTLNAQLDGFFPAHDPEPIEENLFGLKKQVIASNADIGLAHDCDGDRIVVINREGKFISNDGLLAILAKYTNEKGKIVVPINTSFSLDSYLPDAEIVRTKVGDIFISEKLKEIKGHFGGEPSGTYIFPSFSYCPDGIYAAAKIIKMLEDINVEEELKQIPQYHIVRNNVILTKKKIRDRMKKIEEELNKFDYEKVNKIDGIRIDMQDSWALIRPSGTEPKIRITVEAKEKVEVNNLYNKVMDIVKRCTK from the coding sequence ATGCTGTTTGGCTCATCTGGAATAAGGGGAATTGTAAACGAAGAAGTTACTGCTGAGCTTGCATTAAAAGTGGGGAAGGCATGCGCTTCTCTTTATAAAAAATTGGTGATAGGCATTGATCCAAGAAGTTCAAGCAAAATGATAAAAAATGCTGTCATAGCAGGTTCGCTTTCGGCAGGGGCAGAGATAGCAGATATCGGCCTCGTTTCCACTCCCACCCTTGCACATTCAGCAAAAAATTATGATGCGGGCATAATGATTACGGCTTCTCATAACCCAGAGCAGTATAACGGGATAAAGCTTTTCAATACAGACGGCTCGGGCTTTTCTATAAAACAGTCGGAGGAGATAGAAAAAAATTTGGATGGAAATAACGTTAAATGGAATGAGGTGAAGAGAATAAAAAAGTATGACAATGCCGTCATAGATCATATCAAATCGATTCTAGAAGCCATCTCTCCCATAAAAAATAAAATAAAGGTGGTTGTTGAATGTTCCAATGGCTCTACAGGAACGATAACTCCCTATCTATTACGAAAAATGGGATGTGAAGTTACTACACTCAATGCCCAGCTCGATGGGTTTTTTCCAGCCCATGACCCTGAGCCGATTGAAGAAAATCTTTTTGGTTTGAAAAAACAGGTTATTGCATCAAATGCCGACATCGGACTTGCCCATGATTGTGATGGCGACAGAATCGTTGTCATAAACAGGGAAGGAAAATTCATATCAAATGACGGGCTTTTAGCAATACTTGCAAAATATACAAATGAGAAGGGAAAAATAGTTGTTCCAATCAACACATCATTTTCTCTGGATTCATATCTTCCAGATGCGGAAATTGTAAGAACAAAAGTAGGAGATATTTTCATTTCAGAAAAATTGAAAGAGATAAAAGGCCATTTCGGAGGTGAACCATCTGGAACGTATATCTTTCCCTCTTTTTCTTACTGTCCTGATGGGATATATGCTGCTGCAAAAATTATAAAGATGTTAGAAGACATAAATGTCGAAGAGGAATTGAAACAAATTCCCCAATATCATATTGTTAGAAATAATGTTATTTTAACAAAGAAAAAAATAAGGGATAGAATGAAAAAAATTGAGGAAGAACTGAATAAATTTGATTATGAAAAAGTAAATAAGATCGATGGAATTCGTATAGATATGCAGGATTCATGGGCTTTGATTCGCCCTTCAGGAACAGAACCAAAAATTAGAATAACTGTTGAAGCAAAAGAAAAAGTAGAGGTAAACAATTTGTATAATAAAGTTATGGACATTGTAAAGAGGTGTACAAAATGA